In Actinoplanes lobatus, the DNA window GATCATCGGCCGGACCGCGACCGGCACCACCGAGTCGTTCACCGTCGCGAGCATGGCGCCGACGCACCTGCGTGTTCCGGTGGGCACGACGGTCACGTTCACCAACCATCCGGGCAACGCCGGCCCGCGTGGGGTCACCCAGTTCTTCGAGGGCCTGTTCGACGTGACCCTGGCACCGGGGGAGTCCTTCACCTACACGTTCACCCGGGCCGGCGAGTACTTCTTCAACGACCCGGCCAGCCCGCGCTCGACCGGCAAAGTGGAGGTCTATTGAGCGAACGGGCGGTCGAAGCCGCGTTCCGACATCTGCTGGGCCATCTCCCGGAGGTCCGCGGCGAACTCGGTGACCTTCTCCGGCGTGAACCGGATCGTCGGGCCGCTCAGCGCCAGGGCGGCCACGACGGTGCCGGAACGGCCGAGGACCGGCGCGGCCACGGCGGACAGGCCGTCCTCACGTTCGCCGTGGCTCTCGCCGAACCCCTTGGCCGCGGCCTCGTCGATCCACTCCCGCATGACCACGGCGTGGCCGGGGCCGTGCGGGGAACCCTTGGCAATGCGTTCCAGCAGAGCCGGGGTCGCGTCGCGGAGCAGCACCTTGGAGGAGGCACCGGCCCACATGGGCAGTTCGTCACCGACCTGGACGACGTGCCGTAGGGGTTGCGGGCTCTCCTGCTGGGCCACGCAGACCCGGTAGATGTCGCGCACCACGTACAGGTTGACGGTCTCGCGGCGGCGGGCGGCCAGCTCCTTCATGCCGCGCTGGGTCTCGGCCGGCAGCTCCCAGCTGCGGCGGGCCAGGTGCGCCCACCGCCACAGCCCGGGTCCGGCCATGTAGCCGCTGGCGGTGGCCCACAGCAGGCCGTTCTGTTCCAGGGTCGAGACCAGGCGCAGCACGGTGGTCTTGGCCAGCCCGGTGGCCTCGACGATCTCGCGCACCGAGACGACCGGCCGGTCGTCGGTCAGCAGTCCGAGGATGCCCAGGGCCCGCTGGACACTGCGCACACCCTGCTGGTCCGCGGACTCCGCCCGCGATGTTCCCGATTCCACGAATGCCACCACTCCTCGCGTCCCGACGCACGACCCCGCGGTCCATCGTGCCTGCCCGCCGCGGATCTCCAGCGCCGGGTACCCGAGTCACGCATCCGTAATGGACCAGGCCTTGCCCCTTGCCAGAACCAGCGGACGATCGTACGTTACACGCAGTCCACAAGACGGATCAATTGGTCCGTACAGTGGACCTATCTGGAGCGTCTTTGACTGAACCGCCTTATTGATCGAGGTGAGACGCACATGCTCCGACTCCACGCCACCGCCATATCCGTCTTCGCCGTCTCCGCCGTTCTCGCCGCGGGATGCAGCGCCCCGGGCGCCGGCGACGAGAACACCGGGAACGACTCCGGCCCCATCAAGATCGCCCTGGTCGACGCGCAGAGCGGCCAGCTCAGCGCCCTCGGCGCCTGGGAGCTCAAAGGCGCCCGGCTCGCCGTCGACGAGTGGAACGCCGCCGGCGGCGTCAACGGGCGGCAGATCCAGCTCGACGTCTTCGACGACCAGGGCGACCCGACCGTCGGCACCAACCTGGCCCGAAAGATCGACTCCGAGGGCTACATCGCGATGATCGGCACCGCGGAGAGCGCCGTCACCATCGCGATGGCCCCGATCCTCAAGCAGGCCGAGATCCCGAACATCACTTCCGGCCAGTCACCGGGACTGGTCGCGGTCGGCAGCGAGTTCCTGTTCCTCAACGGCCCGACCAGCACCACCTACGACGAGACCCTGGCCAAGCACGTGGTCGACACCAAGGGGATCAAGAGCATTGCCATGATCACCAATAACGGGTCGTACGGCAAAGGCGAGCACGACGCCTTCCTCAAAGCCCTGACGGCCCGGGGAGTCACCCCAGTCGCCGACCAGGTCGTCACCACCGACCAGAAGGACTTCAGCGCCGTCCTGACCGGCATCCGCCAGAAGAACCCGCAGCTGATCTTCCTGGGCGCCGAGGAGGTCGAGTCCGGCCTGATCGTCAAACAGGCCCGCGACCTCGGTATCACCGCGCCCTTCGCCGGAGCGGCACCACAGGGCACCCCGGTCTTCCTGGACACCGCGGGCGCCGCCAACGTCGAAGGCACCATCGTCAGTTCGCCCTATCTGAGCAACGACATCGACGACGCCTCCAAGAAGTTCGCCGCCGCGTACCAGGCGAAGTTCAACGAGGAGGCCGAGATGCACGGAGCGAAAGCCTACGACGGCACCCAGATCCTGCTCACCGCCCTCAAGACCAGCAACCTCGCCACTGGAAAGGCCCTCGCCGACGCCATCCGCGCCACCAAGCACGACGGGCTGCTCGGCGACTTCGCCTACGACCGGACCGGGGTCGGGATCTTCGCCACCTCGATCGGCACCATCCAGAACGGCAAGCTCGTCGCCGCCAGCTGACCGGTGCTCCCGGCGTCCGCCCGACGCCGGGAGCCGCCCATCCTAGGAGAGCCATGCAGGTCTTTCTGCAGACGATCGTCGGCGGGGTCAGCCTCGGTGCCGTCTACGCCCTGGTGGCGCTGGGGTTCTCGTTGGTCTACCGGACCATGGGCCTGGTCAACTTCGCGCACGGCAACGTGGTGACCGTCGGCGCGTACCTCGCCTCCACCTTCTACCTGTCCGCCCGGCTGCCGTTCACCCTGGCCATGGTGGTGGCGATCGGTGTCACCGCCGTGATCGGCCTGGTCATCGAGCGGGTGCTGCGCCCGTTGGAGAACCGGGACTTCGATCTGATGCTGATCGGCACGATCGGTTTCGGCATCGTCCTGGACGCGCTGGTCATCATGATCTGGGGCGCCACCGGCCGGGCTGTTCCCTCCCCGGTGCCGTCCGCGCCGCTGGACATTCTCGGCCTGCGGATCCGCACGTACGACCTGGTGGTCCTGGCCATCGCCGCCGTCGCCACCGTCCTGCTGGTGCTGTTCCTGTCGCGCACCAAGCGAGGCGCCGCGATGCAGGCGGTCGCCATGGATCACGAGGCCGCCACCGCGGTCGGCATCCACGTGGGCCGCAGCAACGCCATCGCCTTCATGATCGGCGCCGGGCTCGCCGCGCTGGCCGGCGGCCTGGTCGGCCCGCTGCTCTACGTCAGCCCCGCACTCGGCGGAGCCCTCGGCATCAAAGGATTCGCCGCCGCGATCCTCGGCGGTTTCGGCAGCATCCCCGGCGCCATCGTCGGCGGCCTGGCCATCGGGGTTCTCGACTCGTTCACCGCCGGGCACTTCCAGGGCTACTCCGAACTGGTCACGTTCCTGGTCTTCACAGCGATCATCATGGTGAGACCGACCGGCGTCTTCGGCGAGCGGACGGTGAACCGCGCATGAGAACCCGCATCATCACGGCCGCGGCGGCGGGCGTCGTCGCCTGGCTGCTGCCATACGGTCTCGACTCGTACGCCATCCATGTCGTCGACGTGATCCTCATCTTTGCCGTCCTCGCGGTCGGTCTGGGCCTGTGCATGGGTGTCGGCGGGCAGGTCAACCTCGCGCAGATCGCGTTCTTCGGCGTCGGCGCGTACGCCACCGCGATCCTCACCACGAAGTCCGGCCTCGGCTTCTGGACCTCCGCCGCCCTCGCGATCGCCGCCACCGTCATCGTCGGCCTGGTCGTCGGCACTCCCGCACTGCGTGTCCAGTCGCACTATCTCGGCATCGTCACTCTCGGACTCGCGCTCGCCTTCACCAACTGGGTCACCAACGCCGAACTCAGCGGCGGCGCCGAAGGCATCTCCAACATCCCGGTGCCGCAGCTGCCGGGCGTCGACCTGTCCAGCGAGTACCTCTACTACTACCTGGAACTGATCGTCTTCGCCGCCTCGCTCGGCTTCGGACTGTTCGTGGTCCACACCGGGCTGGGCCGGCGGCTGCGGGCGATGCGCGACGACGCCCTGGCCGCCAGCGCGCTCGGCGCCGAGGTGCCGATGCTGCGGATGGTGGCGTTCCTCCTGGCCAGCGTCTACGGCGGCCTCGCCGGAGTGCTCTACGCCGGGCTGATCCGCTACGTCGCCCCGGAGTCGTTCGGCATCGCCAACATGTTCCTGCTGCTCGGCATGGTCATCATCGGCGGGCGGCAGAGCCTGATCGGTTGCGTCGTCGGCGCGGTCGGTCTGTTCCTGGTCCGCGAACTCCTGGTCGACCACCCGACCATCGCCCAGATCGGCTACGGCAGCGTGGTCGTACTGGTCGTGGTCTTCGCCCCCACCGGTCTCGCGGGTCTTCCGGCCAGGATCCGTGCCGTCATCGACCGGCGCCGTGGCAGGCAGGACGCGGCGGCACAACTACAACCCTTCCAGCCGTACGACCACACCGGCTCACCCGCCACCGAGGCCACCGAACTACTGCACGTGGCAGCCGTCAGCAAAGACTTCCGCGGCCTGAAAGCCCTCGACGACGTGTCCCTGACCGTCACCACCGGAGAGATCCGCGGCATCGTCGGCCCGAACGGCTCCGGCAAGACCACCCTGTTCAACGTGATCAGCGGCTTCTACCGCCCCACCCGCGGCCGTGTCACCGTCGCCGGCCGTGACCTGACCGGCCGTGCCCCCTACCGGCTGGCCCGTGCCGGGATCGCCCGCACCTTTCAGAACCTGCGCCTGTTCGGTGACCTGACCGTCGAGGAGAACCTGCTCGTCGCCCTCGACCGCACCGGCACCGTCCAGAGCTGGCGTTACCTGCTGCGCCCGTTCCACGTGCTGCGACGCGACCGTGACCTGCACGGGCAGGCCCGCCACATCCTCGACCGCTACGGCCTCACCGAGTTCGCCGCGCGGCCCCCGAAGTCACTGCCCTACGGCATCCAGCGCCGGGTGGAGATCGCCCGGGCGGTGGCCGCCGCACCGACCCTGCTCCTGCTCGACGAGCCGGCCGCGGGCCTCAACGGCGAGGAGGTGCGGCAGCTGCGCGAGATCGTCCGCTCGATCCGCGACAGCGGCATCACCGTGATCATCATCGAGCACAACATGGGCCTGGTCATGTCCCTGTGCGAGCAGGTCACCGTGCTCGCCGGCGGCCGGGTCATCGCCGAGGGCACCCCCGCACAGGTCGCCGCGACCCCCGCCGTCATCGAGGCGTACCTCGGCGACTCGATGGACACCGACGACCTTCCCACGATTCCCGAGGCGACCAGATGACCGCTGTATCAGAACCTGCTGCGCCCACGACCAGCCCGGACCTCACCGTCGAAGGGCTCACCGTGCACTACGGCGGCGTCTGTGCCGTACGGGATCTCAGCTTCTCGGTACCCGGCGGCGACGCCGTCGGAGTCATCGGCGCCAACGGAGCCGGCAAGACCTCCACCCTGAAAGCCCTGCTCGGCCTCATCCCACGCCAGGTCCGCGCCCTGCGCCTGGGCGGCGCGGACCTTCGTGGGGTCAATGCCCGCGACATGGTCCGGCACGGCATCGGCTACGTCCCCGAAGGCCGCCACGTCTTCGCCGGCCTCCCGGTCGAGAAGAACCTGCTGCTCGGCGCCTACGCCCGCACATGGAACACCGAAACCCGCAAAACCCTGACCGAGGTGTACGACCTCTTCCCCGTCCTCGGTGAGATGCGCGGCCGTCTCGCCGGGGCGTTGTCCGGCGGCCAGCAGCAGATGCTCGCCATCGGCCGCGCCCTGATGTCGAAGCCCCGGCTCCTGCTGCTCGACGAACCCTCGATGGGCCTGTCCCCGAAACTCGTCGAGGAGATCCTCGCCGTCCTGCTCCGGCTCCGCGCCGAAGGCCTCACCCTGCTGCTCGTTGAACAGAACGCCAAACTCACCTTCGAAGCCACCAGCCACTGCCTCGTCGTCGAGAACGGTTCGGTCGCCATGACCGGCACCTCCGAGCGCCTGCGCCACGACCCGCGGGTCCGCCGCATCTACCTCGGGCTGTGACCATGCTGCCCGGCACACCGTCCCGCCTGAACCGCCGGACATCGGTGTCCCGATCGGCTGGTTGGACACCGATCAGCGTCCGAGCACCGCGACCGTCACCGGGGCGGGCGCCGCGGTGTGCGCGGGCGCCTCGGGGAACGTGACGGTGACCGTGAGACCGCCACCCGGGCGGGGAGCGATGTGCACGGTCCCGTCGTGTGCCTGGACGATCGCCTGGGCGATGGACAGACCCAGCCCGAGCCCGTTGGTGTTCGCCGTCCGGTCGGCCGGCAGGCGCTGGAAGGGCTGCAGGAGCCGGTCGATCGCCTCCGGCGGGACCACCGGGCCGGTGTTGCGGACGGTGAGGACGGGATGGTCGCCGACGGTGGTGACCGCGACCTCGAGCCAGCCGTGGGGGGTGTTGTGCCGGACGGCGTTGTCGATCAGGTTCGTGATGAGACGTTCGGTGAGGTTGCGGTGTCCCGCCATCAGGGCCGGCGTGATGTCGGCGCGGACGGAGATCAGCCGGTGCTCCGCTTCGGCCTGGCGGCTGGTCACCGCTTCCCGGGTGAGTTCGCCCAGGTCGAACGGCTCACGAACCTCGATCCCGGCCTGGCCCCGGGCGAGAGTGAGCAGTGCCTCGATGAGTCGTTCCTGCTGAGCGCCGGCGGCCAGGATGCGCTCATGAGCCATGCGAAGAGAGGCCTCCGAGGCGTTCGGGTCGGCGAGCGCCACCTGCCCGAGGGCCCGTTGCCGGGCCAGCGGGGTGCGAAGCTCGTGGGAGGCGTTGGCCACGAAGCGGCGCTGGGCCTCGAACGACACCTGTAGCCGGCTCAGCAGGCCGTCGAAGGTGTCACCGAGCTCCTTCAGCTCGTCGTCGGGCCCTTGCAGGGACAGCCGCTCGTTGAGGCTGGTGGCCGAGATCCGGCGGGTGGCCGCGGTGATGGTCCGCAGTGGGCGCAGTACCCGCCCGGCCATCAGCCAGCCGAGAACGACCGAGGCGGCGGACATGATGGCGAGCGCGATGGCGGAGTCGACCCAGAGCGTCTGCAACACGACGACCCGCTGGCTCGCCAGGGCGGCCTCGGTCGCCGGCATCGAGAATTCCATCGACGACTGCCGGGGACCCGTGCTGCTGCCCATCTCCGGCAGCAGGGGCGACGGTGCGGCCTGCCCGGCGGGGGCCATCTGCGCGCCGTCCTGCGGGCCGGAGCCGAAGTGCATGATCGAATACCGCACCAGGAGATAGGTGGTGATCAGCAGGGCGGCACCGATGCCGAAGAACAGCAGGCCGAAGAGCACGGCCAGCCGCAGGCGGACGGTACGGCGTGGCAGGCGGAGACGGAGCGGCATGTCGGTTTCTCAATCCTCATGGATGCGGTAACCGCGTCTGGCGATGGTCTCGATGATCGGCGGATCACCCAGCTTGGCCCGCAGCCGGCTCATCACGATCTTCACGGCATTGGTGAACGGGTCGGCGGACTCGTCCCACACGCGTTCCAGCAACTCCTCCGCGGAGACGGCCCGGCCCTCGGCGGCCATGAGGATCTCCAGCACACCGAACTCCTTCGGGCGCAGATCGAGCGGGTGGCCGCCCCGCGCGCAGGTGCGGCGGGCGGTGTCCAGCACGAGGTCACCCTGGCGCAGCACCGGAGGCACCGGAGGCTGGACCCGGCGGGCGAGGGCGCCGACGCGCGCCACCAGTGCGGGAAAGTCGAAGGGTTTCGGCAGGTAGTCGTCGGCACCCATGTTCAGGCCCTCCACCAGGTCCTCGGTGGTGGCGGCCGCGGTGAGCATGAGGATGCGGCTGCGGCAGCCCGCCGCCATCAGCTCGTTGCACACGTCGTCGCCGTGCATGCCCGGAAGATCGCGGTCGAGGACGATGACGTCATAGCCGTTGCGGGTCGCCCGCTCCAGCGCGGTGACTCCGTCGAATGTCACATCGACCGCCATGTGCGCCTGACGCAACCCGACAGCGACGATCTGCGCCATCTCCTCGTCGTCCTCGACCACCAGAACTCGCATCCTCGCCGGACCCTCCACTTCATGTCCCGAGCCTCAGCCAGTCTTTGCAAGCTTCCCCATGATGCTCCAGCGCCGGTTTCCCGGAGGTTTCAGCGCCGCGGCGGCCGGCCCGCCGGACTTGAGCGCGAGGCGGGGTGGAGCCCAGCGGCCGGTGGGTCCGGAGACGGTTTGCTGTGAAACGTCGGTGAAACCGGTCCTCCGATAGAAAAGCCGTCGGGGCAAGAACCCCGGTCGCAACAGGAGGACAAGATGTTCACGATCAAGAGCGCCAAAGCGTCGCGGACCGGATGGCTTCGCAACACCGGTGTCGTCGCTTTCATGCTGGTGACGGCTGTGGTCGGCGCCGGCTGCAACAACGACTCCGGCGAGGGCAACAATGCGGTGGCGTCGCTGCCGGACAATTCCGCCGCGTCGGCGCCGGCCGTTTCTGGAAGTGGTACCGGGGACCTCGCCGCGTACGCCAACTGCCTGCGCGGTAATGGTCTCCCGGACTTCCCTGACCCGGAGAACGGCGCTCTCGCCCTGCCCGAAGGGGTCAATCCGAACTCCAAGGAGTTCAAGGACGCCGAGGCGAAGTGCGCCCGGTACAAGCCCGAGGGCAAGCCGCAGAACGGCGGCGACGCGGGCGGGCAGACCTGGTCGCAGGAGGAGAAACTCAAGTACGCGAAGTGCATGCGCGAGAACGGCGCGACCGGCTTCTCCGACCCGGACGCCAACGGCGATTTCGCCAACCGCAAGGGCGACGGCCCGGACCCGGAGTCGGCGCAGTACAAGGCCGCCGAAGAAGCGTGCAAACAGTACAAGTCGAACATCCCTGAGGACGCGCCGCAGGGTGGAGCCGGTCAGTGAGCCAGACGGAGACCCCCACTGAACCCCAGGCGCGCGCGCCGGTGGCGAACAGCTACCGGCGGCCGGCGGTGCTGATCGTCCTGCTGCTGGTGGGCGCCGGGGCCGCGACAGCCGTGGTCCTCCGCCCCTGGGAGAAGGAGACCGGGCAGGCGGCGTACCAGAACAAGGCGGTGTTCGCGCTGGCGGACGTCACCAAGGGCGATATCTCCGCGACGTCGCTGCAGAACGGCAAGCTCGGCTACGCCGGCTCCTACAAGGTGGTCAACAACGCCGACGGCAAACTCACCGACGCGCCGTCGGCCGGGCAGGTGATCACGTCGGGGAAGCCGATCTACCGGGTGGACGGCCAGCCGGTGATCTTCATGACGGGGTCCTACCTGCCGGCGTACCGGGCGCTCGACCGGGGCCTCAAGGGCGCCGACGTACAGCAGTTGAACGCTTCCCTGGTGGCGTTGAAGTACGCCACCAGGAGCCAGATCGACCCGGACTCCGACTACTTCGGCAAGCAGACCTACTGGGCCGTGTGGCGCTTCCAGAAGGCCATGAAGCTGGAGAAGACCGGTTCGGTGCCGCTGGGACAGGTGATCTTCCTGCCGGCGAAGCAACTGCGCATCACCTCGGTCGCCGCGACCGTCGGTGCCGGCGTCGCCCCGGGAGCGACCGTCCTGGAGGCGTCGTCCACGGAACGCCAGGCCACGCTGAAGCTGAACGCGAGTCAGCAGTCACAGGTCAAGGCCGGTGACAAGGTGACCGTCACGATGCCTACCGGCAAGTCGACGCCGGGTGTGGTGTCGGCGGTCGGCAAGATCGCGTCCACCGAGGGCGACAAGACGACCGTCGACGTCTACATCAAGCTGTCCAAGCCGGAGGAGACCGGCGCCCTGGACAAGACCCCGGTGCAGATCGCCATCGTCTCCGGCGTGTCCGAGGACGTCCTGTCGGTTCCGGTGAGCGCGCTGCTGGCCCTCGCCGGTGGCGGGTACGCGGTCGAGGTGGTGGACGCCGCTGGGGCACACACACTCGTGCGGGTCGAGACCGGACTGATCGACGACGGCGAAGGCCGGGTCGAGGTCTCCGGTGACGGCCTGGCCAAGGGACAGAAAGTCGCGGTGCCGGCGTCATGACAGGAAGGCTGACGGCCACGCCGGTGCTCCAACTGGACAACGTTCAGAAGATCTACCCGGGCCTCTCTCCGGTGGTGGCGCTGGACAGCGCCACCTTCACGATCCGCCGTGGTGAGCTGGTCGCCATCGTGGGTCCGTCGGGCTCCGGGAAGTCCACCCTGTTGCAGGTGATGGGCACCCTGGACCGGCCGACCGCCGGAACGGTCCGGGTCGTCGGTGACGACGTGGCCCAGATGTCCGACCGCGATCTGGCCTGGCTGCGGGCGACCCGGATCGGCTTCGTGTTCCAGCAGTTCTTCCTGGCCGACTACGCCACGGCCCTGGAGAACGTGGCCGACGGGCTGTTCTACTCCGGAACCCGGTACCGCGACCGGATCGACGCGGCCGACATCGCACTGCAGCGGGTCGGCCTCGGCCATCGGGTGCACCACCGTCCGGCCGAGCTGTCCGGTGGTGAGCGGCAGCGGGTCGCGCTCGCCCGTGCGCTGGTCGGCAACCCGGCCATCGTGCTGGCCGACGAGCCGACCGGAAATCTGGACAGTGTCTCCGGCGGGTCGGTCCACCAGTTGCTGCGCCGGCTCAACGACGAGGGCACGACGATCGTCGTGATCACCCACGACCGCGATCTGGCGGCCAGGCTGCCGCGCCGCATCGAGGTGCTGGACGGGCACATCGTCGCCGATGTCGCTCAACACGAACACCGGACCTCAAGGGAGGGGGACTGACATGCCGGCGACGGCTACCGTACGGCTGCACCCGGCCGACCTTGCCAGGGTGGCGAGCGTGGGGTTGCGTACCCGGCGGGTCCGGGCCACGTTGTCGGCCCTGGGCATCGCGATCGGGGTGGCGGCGATGGTCGCGGTGCTGGGCCTGTCCGCCTCTTCCCAGGCCGGACTGCTGTCCGAAATCGACGAACTGGGTACCAACCTGCTCACGGTCGAACCCGGCCAGACGATGTCCGGCGAGACGGCGAAGCTGCCCGAGGACGCGGTGCCGATGATCTCCCGGATCGGCCCGGTCGAGAATGTGCAGAGCACCGGCGAGGTCGCCGCCAAGGTGTACCGCACCCGGTACATACCGGAGGTCAACACCAACGGCCTGTCGGTGCACGCCGCGAGCCTCGGCCTGCCCACCGCCGTCAGCACCTCGGTCGCCCAGGGGGAATACCTCAACGCGGCCACCGCGGCCCAGCCGGTCGCCGTGCTGGGTGCCGACGCGGCCCGGCGGCTGGGCGTCTACCACCTGATCCCGAACCAGCGGATCTGGGTCGGTGAACAGTGGTTCTACGTCGCGGGCATCCTGAACCCGGCGAAGCTGACTCCGGAGATCGACACCTCGGTGCTCATCGGATACGAGTCGGCAGCGCACTACCTGAACTTCGACGGCTACTCCACGAAGGTGTACGTGCTGTCGCAACCCGACCAGGTCACCTCGGTCTACAACGTGCTCGCCGCGACGGCCAACCCGGCCACGCCGGACGAGATCACCGTCAGCCGGCCGTCCACGGCACTGATCGCCAGGGCCGCCGCCCAGTCCGCGTTCAACGGACTGTTCCTCGGCCTCGGCGCGGTCGCTCTGCTGGTCGGTGGGATCGGTGTGGCCAACACCATGGTCATCTCGGTGCTGGAACGCCGCTCCGAGATCGGGCTCCGGCGGGCCCTCGGCGCGACTCGGGGTGACATCAGAACCCAGTTCCTGTCCGAGGCGATTCTTCTCGCGGCGATCGGTGGCGCGGTGGGGGTGGGCGCCGGGGTACTGGCCACGGTGGCCTATGCCCAGGTCAAGGGCTGGGAGACGGTGGTACCCCCACTCGCGTGGGCGGGTGGGCTGGGTGCCTCGATGCTGATCGGTGCGGTGGCGGGACTGCTGCCGGCCCTCCGCGCGGCCCGCATGGCACCGACCGAGGCGCTCCGAACGGCGTAGGCCGCAGCCGGCCGCGCAGGCCCGAGGTTTGCCGAACAGTGTGTGAAACAGGACAGCAGGTAGCAGCATCAGGAACTGGCTCGAAGGAACCGGCGGGCAACACGCCGACCACTTCTCGGGCCGACGCTCGAGTCCAGCAGCGGGAGAGCCACGATGTCGCAATACTCACCGGTACCGTCCACGCTCACCGGCGATGTCATCGATGTCCGATGAGCCCGGCAGCCGGAAGTGCCGAGGCCATCACGGATGTTCTCGTGGCCGGTGCCGGCCCGACCGGTCTCACGCTCGCCTGCGACCTCGCCCGTCGTGGCGTGGCGGTGCGGATCGTCGACCGGGTGCCGGAGTTCCCCACCGGCTCCCGGGGGAAGGGGCTGAGCCCGCGCAGCCAGGAGGTGCTCGACGATCTGGGGGTCGCCGACCGGATCCTGGCGTCCGGTATCAGCCACCTGCGGCACCGCAAGTACCAGGGGACCGAGGTGATCGCCGAGGTCGATCCGCAGGCCGATCAGGTACCCACGCCCGACGTCCCGTACCCCGCGGCCCTGATGATCCCGCAGTGGCGGGTGGAGCAGATCCTGCGCGAGCGGCTGGACGGCCTCGGCGTCACCGTCGAGCGCGGCGCCGAGCTGAGCGACTTCCAGCAGGACGCCGACGGGGTGACCACGACGGTCGGTGAGGAGCGGATCCGGGCCCGATACCTCATCGGCTGCGACGGTGGCCGGAGCACCGTCCGCAAGGCACTCGGCCTGCCGATGCGCGGCGAGACACCGGACATGCAACTCATGGCGGTCGGTGACGTCCGGGTCGACGGGCTCGGCCGCGACGCCTGGCATCAGTGGTTCACCGACGACGGTGTCGTCATGCTGTGCCCGCTGCCCGGCACCGACGTGTTCCAGATACAGGCCACCCCCGAACTCGACGCGGACGGCGCACCGCTCGAACCGACCCTGGAACGGTTCCGGCAGACCTTCGATCGTGTGGCCGGGCTGCCGGGTGTGCGGTTGCACGACCTGGCGTGGCGCTCGACGTACCGCGTCAACGTCCGGATGGTCGACCGGCTCCGGGTGGACCGGGTGTTCCTCGCCGGGGACGCGGCCCACGTGCATCCGATCGCCGGCGGGCTCGGCATGAACAGCGGGATCCAGGACGCGTACAAACTGGGCTGGAAGCTCGGTCTGGTGGTTGCGGGGAGGGCCGCCCCGACGCTGCTGGACACCTATGACGAGGAGCGGCTCCCGATCGCGAGCTGGCTGCTGGGCATCACCTCGGAACGGCTCACCGCGGTCCTCGACGCCGTCAAGGAGAAGGGAGGCGGTCTCGACGCGGTGGCCACGCCCGAGTTGACCCAGCTGGCGCTCCGGTATCCGTGGAGCCGGCTCTCCCGTCAGGCCGGCCGGTCCGCCCGAGTCCAGCCGGGGGACCGGGCGCCGGACGCGCCGCTGTGTGACACCGACGGCACGCCGATTCACCTCTTCGATCTGTTCCGCGGTCCGCGCTTCACCCTGCTCGGCATCGGTGAACACGGTGTCCCACCGCTTGACGGTGTGGATCCCGCGATCGTCGGCTCCTGGACGGTCGGGCCGGGCGGCCTGCACGACCATGGCGGGCATGCA includes these proteins:
- a CDS encoding IclR family transcriptional regulator produces the protein MESGTSRAESADQQGVRSVQRALGILGLLTDDRPVVSVREIVEATGLAKTTVLRLVSTLEQNGLLWATASGYMAGPGLWRWAHLARRSWELPAETQRGMKELAARRRETVNLYVVRDIYRVCVAQQESPQPLRHVVQVGDELPMWAGASSKVLLRDATPALLERIAKGSPHGPGHAVVMREWIDEAAAKGFGESHGEREDGLSAVAAPVLGRSGTVVAALALSGPTIRFTPEKVTEFAADLREMAQQMSERGFDRPFAQ
- a CDS encoding ABC transporter substrate-binding protein encodes the protein MLRLHATAISVFAVSAVLAAGCSAPGAGDENTGNDSGPIKIALVDAQSGQLSALGAWELKGARLAVDEWNAAGGVNGRQIQLDVFDDQGDPTVGTNLARKIDSEGYIAMIGTAESAVTIAMAPILKQAEIPNITSGQSPGLVAVGSEFLFLNGPTSTTYDETLAKHVVDTKGIKSIAMITNNGSYGKGEHDAFLKALTARGVTPVADQVVTTDQKDFSAVLTGIRQKNPQLIFLGAEEVESGLIVKQARDLGITAPFAGAAPQGTPVFLDTAGAANVEGTIVSSPYLSNDIDDASKKFAAAYQAKFNEEAEMHGAKAYDGTQILLTALKTSNLATGKALADAIRATKHDGLLGDFAYDRTGVGIFATSIGTIQNGKLVAAS
- a CDS encoding ABC transporter ATP-binding protein, whose translation is MTAVSEPAAPTTSPDLTVEGLTVHYGGVCAVRDLSFSVPGGDAVGVIGANGAGKTSTLKALLGLIPRQVRALRLGGADLRGVNARDMVRHGIGYVPEGRHVFAGLPVEKNLLLGAYARTWNTETRKTLTEVYDLFPVLGEMRGRLAGALSGGQQQMLAIGRALMSKPRLLLLDEPSMGLSPKLVEEILAVLLRLRAEGLTLLLVEQNAKLTFEATSHCLVVENGSVAMTGTSERLRHDPRVRRIYLGL
- a CDS encoding branched-chain amino acid ABC transporter permease; its protein translation is MQVFLQTIVGGVSLGAVYALVALGFSLVYRTMGLVNFAHGNVVTVGAYLASTFYLSARLPFTLAMVVAIGVTAVIGLVIERVLRPLENRDFDLMLIGTIGFGIVLDALVIMIWGATGRAVPSPVPSAPLDILGLRIRTYDLVVLAIAAVATVLLVLFLSRTKRGAAMQAVAMDHEAATAVGIHVGRSNAIAFMIGAGLAALAGGLVGPLLYVSPALGGALGIKGFAAAILGGFGSIPGAIVGGLAIGVLDSFTAGHFQGYSELVTFLVFTAIIMVRPTGVFGERTVNRA
- a CDS encoding sensor histidine kinase gives rise to the protein MPLRLRLPRRTVRLRLAVLFGLLFFGIGAALLITTYLLVRYSIMHFGSGPQDGAQMAPAGQAAPSPLLPEMGSSTGPRQSSMEFSMPATEAALASQRVVVLQTLWVDSAIALAIMSAASVVLGWLMAGRVLRPLRTITAATRRISATSLNERLSLQGPDDELKELGDTFDGLLSRLQVSFEAQRRFVANASHELRTPLARQRALGQVALADPNASEASLRMAHERILAAGAQQERLIEALLTLARGQAGIEVREPFDLGELTREAVTSRQAEAEHRLISVRADITPALMAGHRNLTERLITNLIDNAVRHNTPHGWLEVAVTTVGDHPVLTVRNTGPVVPPEAIDRLLQPFQRLPADRTANTNGLGLGLSIAQAIVQAHDGTVHIAPRPGGGLTVTVTFPEAPAHTAAPAPVTVAVLGR
- a CDS encoding branched-chain amino acid ABC transporter ATP-binding protein/permease, whose product is MRTRIITAAAAGVVAWLLPYGLDSYAIHVVDVILIFAVLAVGLGLCMGVGGQVNLAQIAFFGVGAYATAILTTKSGLGFWTSAALAIAATVIVGLVVGTPALRVQSHYLGIVTLGLALAFTNWVTNAELSGGAEGISNIPVPQLPGVDLSSEYLYYYLELIVFAASLGFGLFVVHTGLGRRLRAMRDDALAASALGAEVPMLRMVAFLLASVYGGLAGVLYAGLIRYVAPESFGIANMFLLLGMVIIGGRQSLIGCVVGAVGLFLVRELLVDHPTIAQIGYGSVVVLVVVFAPTGLAGLPARIRAVIDRRRGRQDAAAQLQPFQPYDHTGSPATEATELLHVAAVSKDFRGLKALDDVSLTVTTGEIRGIVGPNGSGKTTLFNVISGFYRPTRGRVTVAGRDLTGRAPYRLARAGIARTFQNLRLFGDLTVEENLLVALDRTGTVQSWRYLLRPFHVLRRDRDLHGQARHILDRYGLTEFAARPPKSLPYGIQRRVEIARAVAAAPTLLLLDEPAAGLNGEEVRQLREIVRSIRDSGITVIIIEHNMGLVMSLCEQVTVLAGGRVIAEGTPAQVAATPAVIEAYLGDSMDTDDLPTIPEATR